In a genomic window of Bos mutus isolate GX-2022 chromosome 6, NWIPB_WYAK_1.1, whole genome shotgun sequence:
- the TRMT44 gene encoding probable tRNA (uracil-O(2)-)-methyltransferase, protein MAEVGRVAVSDPGSRLLPGGFWAAVAVWVERPQVANKRLCGVRLEARRSVSLPQTGHTHPGPGAGPEPERLAEAGGCGPDAGPGPVCRSLDAGPGPGPTASPDQGRQEAQGRRQPEEEPGEAAAATQLSGTPGQPGKAAAREGDLPAADLGALWDVFAQSLAGDNREVLAFLTRSGAGSPPEGRRELDLVLRTIIPKTNLHCPLRGPRREMVVQDVLSGAVTFLPLEEDDEGNLKVKMSNVYQIQLSHSEGEWFISVLIFCPERWHSDGTVYPKPTWLGEELLARLARWCVESRQSGFKSTLSLISVMKYSAAYQALKEKYKDMVKVWPEVTDPEKFVYEDVAIAAYLLILWEEERAERGETARQSFVDLGCGNGLLVHILSSEGHPGRGIDVRRRKIWDMYGPQTRLEESAITPNDKSLFPDVDWLIGNHSDELTPWIPVIAARSSYDCRFFVLPCCFFDFVGKFQRTQSSKTQYRGYLDFITEVGSACGFHVEEDCLRIPSTKRVCLIGKSRTYPPAREASVDEERTRYINSRRGCPGSPCSGGPALPPPGAAPSSAPGPKGHGALDARPAHTVEAGAGQQGAGAPAEGLWMSGFQPREKAERLRNCAALPREFVDRVVLQVAHLLLGKSPAGGSAQAWNRGGSLSLAEVAGELDRETLQRLKRECGGLQTLLRNSPQVFQVLHGRVRIRDWREERPRKKEEPEAKRRPSSDTFKTRICWFFAHHPDGCVLPADCCPFAHGPGELRPAPRTKKKKPAL, encoded by the exons ATGGCTGAGGTTGGTAGGGTTGCGGTGAGCGACCCGGGTTCGCGGCTGCTCCCGGGCGGCTTTTGGGCGGCGGTGGCCGTGTGGGTGGAGAGGCCGCAGGTGGCCAACAAGCGGCTGTGTGGCGTCCGCCTGGAGGCCCGGCGGAGCGTCTCCTTGCCCCAGACCGGGCACACCCACCCAGGGCCCGGTGCAGGCCCCGAGCCCGAGAGGCTTGCGGAGGCGGGGGGATGTGGGCCCGACGCGGGGCCGGGACCCGTCTGCCGTTCCCTCGACGCGGGCCCGGGGCCTGGACCGACAGCGAGCCCCGATCAGGGCCGCCAGGAGGCCCAGGGCCGACGCCAGCCAGAAGAGGAGCCCGGGGAAGCCGCCGCCGCGACTCAGCTCTCAGGGACCCCCGGGCAACCCGGCAAGGCTGCAGCCCGGGAGGGCGACCTCCCCGCCGCCGACCTGGGTGCTCTCTGGGACGTCTTCGCTCAGAGCCTCGCCGGCGACAATCGAGAGGTGCTAGCCTTCCTCACCCGCTCCGGGGCAGGATCGCCGCCAGAGGGTCGGCGCGAGCTCGACTTGGTGCTCAGAACCATCATCCCCAAAACGAACCTGCATTGCCCGCTTCGTGGTCCGAGAAGAGAAATGGTCGTGCAAG ATGTCCTCAGTGGAGCTGTAACTTTTTTACCTTTGGAAGAGGATGATGAAGGGAATTTAAAGGTTAAGATGAGCAACGTGTATCAAATTCAGCTCAGTCATAGCGAAGGAGAATG GTTCatatctgttttaattttctgtccAGAACGATGGCATTCAGACGGCACTGTGTATCCCAAACCcacctggcttggagaagagCTGCTGGCCAGGTTGGCCAGGTGGTGTGTGGAGAGCAGGCAGAGTGGGTTCAAAAGCACCCTGTCCCTCATCTCCGTCATGAAGTACAGCGCGGCTTACCAGGCGCTTAAAGAGAAGTACAAGGACATGGTCAAG GTGTGGCCTGAAGTCACTGACCCTGAGAAGTTTGTATATGAAGATGTGGCTATTGCTGCCTACCTGCTG ATCCTCTGGGAGGAAGAGAGAGCCGAACGGGGAGAGACCGCCCGGCAGTCCTTCGTGGACCTCGGCTGTGGGAACGGCCTCCTGGTCCACATCTTGAGCAGCGAGGGG CATCCGGGCCGAGGGATAGACGTCCGAAGAAGAAAAATCTGGGACATGTACGGACCCCAGACCCGCCTAGAG GAAAGTGCAATCACACCAAACGATAAGAGCCTTTTCCCTGACGTCGACTGGCTCATCGGTAACCATTCTGATGAGCTGACGCCATGGATACCAGTCATCGCAGCCAG GTCTTCCTACGACTGCCGCTTCTTCGTCCTGCCCTGCTGCTTCTTTGACTTCGTCGGGAAGTTCCAGCGGACGCAGAGCAGCAAGACGCAGTACCGAGGGTACCTGGACTTCATCACCGAGGTGGGCTCGGCCTGCGGCTTCCACGTGGAGGAAGACTGTCTTCGGATCCCTTCCACCAAGCGG GTCTGTCTCATCGGGAAGTCCAGGACATATCCGCCCGCCAGGGAGGCTTCCGTGGACGAGGAGAGGACCCGCTACATTAACAGCAGGCGGGGCTGTCCCGGGAGCCCCTGCAGCGGGGGTCCTGCCCTTCCGCCCCCTGGGGCGGCTCCCAGCAGCGCCCCTGGCCCCAAGGGGCATGGAGCCCTGGACGCCCGGCCCGCGCACACAGTGGAGGCTGGAGCCGGCCAGCAAGGGGCCGGAGCCCCGGCAGAAGGACTCTGGATGTCTGGATTTCAGCCCcgggagaaagctgagcgcctgaGGAACTGCGCCGCCCTTCCTCGAGAGTTTGTGGACCGAGTGGTTTTGCAAGTGGCGCACTTGTTGCTGGGAAAAAGTCCTGCAGGCGGGAGTGCGCAGGCCTGGAATCGAGGAG GGAGCCTGTCCTTGGCGGAGGTGGCCGGGGAGCTGGACCGGGAGACGCTGCAGAGGCTGAAGCGGGAGTGCGGGGGCCTGCAGACGCTGCTGAGGAATAGCCCGCAGGTGTTCCAAG TTCTGCATGGTCGCGTGCGCATCCGTGACTGGAGGGAGGAGAGGCCGCGGAAGAAGGAGGAACCGGAGGCGAAGCGGAGGCCGTCCTCCGACACCTTCAAAACCCGCATCTGCTGGTTCTTCGCTCATCACCCGGATGGCTGCGTCCTGCCTGCGGACTGCTGCCCGTTCGCCCACGGGCCCGGGGAGCTGCGGCCGGCGCCCCGCACCAAGAAGAAAAAGCCGGCTCTGTGA